One segment of Pandoraea pnomenusa DNA contains the following:
- the mutL gene encoding DNA mismatch repair endonuclease MutL has translation MPAALAPARAIRVLPDQLISQIAAGEVVERPASVVKELLENALDAGARALQIKLEEGGVRRIAITDDGGGMSAEQLPLALTRHATSKIRTLDELESVLTLGFRGEALASIASVAQLTLSSRQIDAPHATAIDGNTGALTPAAGPVGTTVDVRDLYFNTPARRKFLKTEQTEFGHCMDVIRRSALARPDVGFSILHNNRAVEHWNVSDAATRVSRVLGSDFAGAHLALDEGAAELRLSGFVGLPTASRGRADQQFFFVNGRFVRDKLLTHAVRAAYEDVLHGDRYPAYVLYFELPPQLVDVNVHPSKIEVRFRDARSVHQFVFHAVQRALARAAGGGGATHAAHLTDTGGLAAGPGAIAGVGGFGSARPGGGFGTPGGSSWNSRVQQGTLPVAQPLSVYDNLFGRAAPPAPRPYGQPGQPGQPGQPGVTHVSDAPATPYGNASGPGDTQGATAPDQPLGFALGQLHGIYILAQNDHGLVLVDMHAAHERILYERFKQALLEQSVPVQPLLIPVTFFADPVEIGTAEEHQETLTALGFDLAAISPTTLAVRAIPALLDGADAQALARAVLADLRQYGGSRVLTERQHELLGTLACHTAVRANRRLTHEEMNALLRQMEATERADQCNHGRPTWYQLTLGDLDKLFMRGR, from the coding sequence ATGCCGGCGGCCCTCGCGCCGGCGCGCGCCATCCGCGTGCTTCCCGACCAGCTGATCAGCCAGATCGCCGCCGGCGAGGTGGTCGAACGCCCGGCCTCCGTGGTCAAGGAATTGCTCGAAAACGCCCTGGACGCGGGGGCCCGCGCCCTCCAGATCAAGCTCGAGGAAGGGGGTGTACGCCGCATCGCCATCACCGACGACGGCGGCGGCATGTCCGCCGAGCAGTTGCCGCTCGCGCTCACCCGGCACGCCACCAGCAAGATCCGCACGCTCGACGAGCTCGAATCGGTGCTCACCCTCGGGTTCCGGGGCGAGGCGCTTGCGTCCATTGCGTCAGTCGCCCAACTCACGCTGTCGAGCCGGCAGATCGACGCGCCGCACGCGACCGCCATCGACGGCAACACCGGCGCGCTGACGCCGGCGGCGGGCCCCGTAGGCACCACCGTCGACGTGCGCGACCTGTATTTCAACACCCCCGCACGCCGCAAATTCCTGAAGACCGAGCAAACCGAATTCGGCCATTGCATGGACGTGATCCGCCGCAGCGCCCTGGCGCGCCCGGACGTCGGCTTCTCGATTCTGCACAACAACCGCGCGGTGGAGCACTGGAATGTGTCGGACGCGGCCACGCGCGTCTCGCGCGTGCTCGGCAGCGACTTTGCCGGCGCCCATCTCGCGCTCGACGAAGGGGCGGCCGAGCTTCGCCTGTCCGGTTTCGTCGGCCTGCCCACGGCCAGCCGAGGCCGGGCAGACCAGCAGTTCTTCTTCGTCAACGGCCGCTTCGTGCGCGACAAGCTGCTCACGCACGCCGTGCGCGCTGCCTACGAAGACGTGCTTCACGGCGACCGCTATCCCGCCTACGTGCTGTATTTCGAACTGCCGCCGCAGCTCGTCGATGTGAACGTCCACCCATCGAAGATCGAAGTGCGATTCCGCGATGCGCGCAGCGTGCACCAGTTCGTCTTTCATGCCGTGCAGCGTGCGCTCGCGCGCGCAGCCGGTGGCGGCGGTGCCACGCACGCCGCGCACCTCACGGACACCGGCGGCCTTGCCGCCGGTCCCGGCGCCATCGCGGGCGTGGGAGGTTTCGGTAGCGCACGCCCGGGCGGCGGCTTCGGCACGCCCGGGGGGAGCAGTTGGAATTCGCGCGTGCAGCAAGGCACGCTGCCGGTGGCGCAGCCGCTTTCCGTCTATGACAACCTGTTCGGACGTGCCGCGCCGCCCGCACCGCGCCCTTACGGTCAGCCTGGCCAACCGGGCCAACCTGGCCAACCTGGCGTCACGCATGTCTCGGACGCCCCGGCAACGCCATACGGCAATGCGAGCGGGCCCGGCGACACGCAGGGCGCCACGGCGCCCGACCAACCGCTCGGCTTCGCACTCGGACAACTGCACGGCATCTACATCCTGGCGCAGAACGACCACGGGCTGGTGCTCGTCGACATGCACGCGGCGCACGAGCGCATTCTTTACGAGCGCTTCAAGCAGGCGCTGCTCGAGCAAAGCGTACCGGTGCAGCCCCTGCTCATTCCGGTAACGTTCTTCGCCGATCCGGTGGAAATCGGCACGGCCGAAGAGCATCAGGAAACGCTCACCGCGCTCGGCTTCGACCTCGCGGCCATCTCGCCGACGACGCTTGCCGTGCGTGCCATTCCCGCGCTGCTCGACGGCGCCGACGCTCAGGCGCTCGCACGCGCGGTGCTTGCGGACCTTCGCCAGTACGGCGGCTCGCGCGTGCTCACGGAGCGTCAGCACGAATTGCTGGGCACGCTCGCGTGCCATACGGCCGTGCGCGCCAACCGCCGCCTCACGCATGAAGAGATGAACGCGCTGCTGCGCCAGATGGAAGCGACCGAACGCGCCGACCAATGCAATCACGGGCGCCCCACCTGGTACCAGCTCACGCTCGGCGACCTCGACAAATTGTTCATGCGCGGACGTTGA
- a CDS encoding VTT domain-containing protein, producing MDTLVQLLEMVLHIDKHLGVFIDQYGNWVYLFLFMIVFVETGLVLFPFLPGDSLLFIGGAFAATGAMDPWLLGALLFIAAVTGNTLNYWIGSKIGPRVYEKNWRFLDRDALRKTHDFYEHHGGKTIVMARFVPVVRTFAPFVAGVSAMSWARFQLYNVIGAAIWVTLLVGGGHLFGNLPVVKQYLNVIVLVGISAAVVPIALGALWKMFTRGRRREPQRQGE from the coding sequence TTGGATACTTTGGTGCAATTGCTGGAGATGGTGCTCCATATCGATAAACATCTGGGCGTGTTTATCGATCAGTACGGAAACTGGGTGTATCTGTTCCTGTTCATGATCGTGTTCGTGGAGACGGGGCTGGTGCTGTTTCCGTTCCTTCCCGGCGATTCCCTGCTGTTCATCGGCGGCGCCTTCGCGGCCACCGGTGCCATGGATCCGTGGCTGCTCGGCGCGCTGCTATTCATCGCGGCCGTGACCGGCAACACGCTCAACTATTGGATCGGCTCGAAGATCGGGCCGCGCGTCTACGAGAAGAACTGGCGATTTCTCGATCGCGACGCGCTGCGCAAGACCCACGACTTCTACGAACACCATGGCGGAAAGACGATCGTGATGGCACGATTCGTGCCCGTGGTGCGTACGTTCGCCCCGTTCGTGGCGGGCGTGTCGGCCATGTCGTGGGCACGCTTCCAGCTCTACAACGTGATCGGCGCGGCCATCTGGGTGACGCTGCTCGTGGGCGGCGGTCACCTGTTCGGCAATCTCCCGGTCGTCAAGCAATACCTGAACGTCATCGTGCTGGTGGGGATCTCGGCCGCCGTCGTGCCGATCGCGCTCGGCGCGCTGTGGAAGATGTTCACGCGCGGTCGCCGCCGCGAGCCGCAACGTCAGGGCGAGTAA
- a CDS encoding N-acetylmuramoyl-L-alanine amidase, translating into MPELMLIKRFARTDDASSPNAGRRRALRAGASTLILALAGPRLARANAIVAVRVWPAKDYTRVTLETDNPVKFQQQLMESPNRFVIDLDEVDLSPTLRDLVSKIQPNDPQIMQVRVGQFKPGVVRMVFDLKAGVKPQSFTLPPVAGYKYRTVFDLYPAVEPDPLMELLAKSSRKAEALAQNPPPAAPGAGSGTPSTEESEAFFQRYAQREPGPRASRPTPAPDRTPPLAQRGNESDDGLPTPPARGPKTARLLTIAIDPGHGGEDPGAIGSSGTYEKVVVLQIAKRLREKIDAQPNMRAMMTRDADFFVPLGVRVQKARRVDADLFMSIHADAFTSPSANGASVFALSERGATSATARLLEKTQNASDLIGGVNIKTNDRAVAHALLDMSTTAQIRDSKVFGTALLAEIGTVADRLHSKHVEQAAFAVLKAPDIPSVLVETAFISNPREEQSLNDPAYQERLANALLKGIKAYFAKNPPLAKNRTA; encoded by the coding sequence TTGCCTGAACTCATGCTGATCAAACGCTTTGCCCGAACCGATGACGCCTCATCGCCCAATGCCGGCCGACGCCGAGCACTGCGCGCGGGCGCATCCACACTGATCCTCGCCCTTGCGGGACCCCGCCTCGCGCGCGCCAACGCCATCGTGGCGGTGCGCGTCTGGCCGGCCAAGGACTACACGCGCGTCACGCTCGAGACCGACAACCCGGTCAAGTTCCAGCAGCAGTTGATGGAGAGTCCGAACCGTTTTGTGATCGATCTCGACGAGGTCGATCTGAGTCCGACGCTGCGCGATCTCGTCTCCAAGATCCAGCCGAACGATCCGCAGATCATGCAGGTGCGCGTGGGGCAGTTCAAGCCCGGCGTGGTGCGCATGGTCTTCGACCTGAAGGCCGGCGTGAAGCCGCAATCGTTCACGCTGCCGCCGGTGGCCGGCTACAAGTACCGCACGGTGTTCGACCTGTATCCGGCCGTTGAACCCGATCCACTCATGGAGTTGCTCGCGAAGTCCAGCCGCAAGGCCGAGGCGCTCGCGCAGAACCCGCCGCCTGCCGCCCCGGGTGCCGGGTCGGGCACGCCGAGCACGGAAGAGAGCGAGGCGTTCTTCCAGCGTTATGCGCAGCGCGAGCCCGGCCCGCGTGCGTCACGTCCGACGCCGGCGCCGGACAGGACGCCGCCGCTCGCCCAGCGCGGGAACGAAAGCGACGACGGCCTGCCCACGCCGCCCGCGCGCGGGCCGAAGACGGCACGCCTGCTCACCATCGCCATCGACCCCGGTCATGGCGGGGAAGATCCGGGCGCGATCGGCAGCAGTGGCACGTACGAAAAGGTTGTGGTGTTGCAGATTGCCAAGCGGCTGCGGGAGAAGATCGACGCCCAGCCCAACATGCGCGCCATGATGACCCGCGATGCCGACTTCTTCGTGCCGCTCGGCGTGCGCGTCCAGAAGGCGCGCCGCGTGGACGCCGATCTGTTCATGTCGATTCACGCCGACGCGTTCACGTCGCCGTCGGCCAACGGCGCCTCGGTGTTCGCGCTGTCCGAGCGCGGCGCCACGAGCGCGACGGCGCGGTTGCTGGAGAAGACGCAGAACGCTTCCGACCTGATTGGTGGCGTGAACATCAAAACCAACGACCGGGCGGTGGCGCACGCGCTGCTCGACATGTCGACGACCGCGCAGATCCGCGACAGCAAGGTGTTCGGCACGGCACTGCTCGCCGAGATCGGCACGGTGGCGGACCGCCTGCACAGCAAGCATGTCGAGCAGGCGGCCTTCGCCGTGCTCAAGGCCCCGGATATCCCGTCGGTGCTGGTCGAGACGGCCTTCATCAGCAACCCCAGGGAAGAGCAGTCGCTGAACGATCCCGCCTACCAGGAACGGCTCGCCAACGCCCTGCTCAAGGGCATCAAGGCCTACTTCGCGAAGAATCCGCCCCTCGCGAAGAACCGCACGGCCTGA
- the tsaE gene encoding tRNA (adenosine(37)-N6)-threonylcarbamoyltransferase complex ATPase subunit type 1 TsaE, with protein sequence MPAMSDSSAPPPLGERVFALPDETATEAFAAALARVIVARMAHTDAAHAGLHVQLSGDLGAGKTTLVRALLRALGHTGRVKSPTYALCEPYNIDTPNGVLPVYHFDLYRFADPAEWHDTGFREHFAGDALCLVEWPEKADGLLGTPDLRLWLEPVGNSRRLTTSAYTPAGLACLNSC encoded by the coding sequence ATGCCCGCCATGTCCGATTCTTCGGCGCCGCCCCCGCTGGGCGAGCGCGTTTTCGCGTTGCCGGACGAAACCGCCACCGAAGCGTTCGCGGCGGCCCTCGCGCGCGTGATCGTGGCCCGCATGGCGCACACCGACGCGGCGCATGCGGGCCTTCACGTGCAACTCTCGGGCGACCTCGGCGCGGGTAAAACCACACTCGTGCGGGCGCTGCTGCGGGCGCTGGGGCACACGGGACGCGTCAAAAGCCCCACCTACGCGCTGTGTGAACCCTACAACATCGACACACCAAATGGCGTGTTGCCGGTCTATCATTTCGACCTGTACCGCTTTGCCGATCCGGCCGAATGGCATGACACGGGCTTTCGCGAGCACTTCGCGGGCGACGCGCTGTGCCTGGTCGAGTGGCCGGAAAAAGCCGATGGCCTGCTCGGCACCCCCGATTTGCGCCTTTGGCTGGAACCCGTGGGCAACAGCCGCCGTCTGACGACGAGCGCCTACACGCCGGCGGGTCTTGCTTGCCTGAACTCATGCTGA
- the queG gene encoding tRNA epoxyqueuosine(34) reductase QueG yields the protein MESMKASVIFPATAAQVEPSTPPNASEVSSSRDNATSLALDVGRLSALVAQIREWGRELGFDKVGITDTDLSHAEPGLQQWLDDGCHGDMDYMATHGMKRARPAELVPGTVRVISVRMNYLPSDTDTATWREREAARAAVPGEAVVSLYARGRDYHKVVRNRLQQLADRISAAIGPFGYRAFTDSAPVLEVELAQKAGLGWRGKHTLLLSRDAGSLFFLGEILVDLPLPVDVDAAIAPRDAHGSRGDAGARALQRGEHCGQCRRCRDVCPTGAITEDFRVDARLCVSYLTIEHKGAIPEPLRAKLGNRIYGCDDCQLYCPWNKFAQPASVPDFAVRNGLDRASLVELFAWSETEFTQKLAGSPIRRIGHERWLRNLAVGLGNALRETADAGARTSLRDALLARRDHSSALVREHIEWALAQEGVTD from the coding sequence ATGGAGTCGATGAAAGCTTCCGTGATTTTCCCCGCTACCGCCGCACAAGTCGAGCCATCGACGCCTCCGAACGCTTCGGAAGTGTCGTCATCGCGCGACAATGCGACATCTCTCGCGCTCGATGTCGGGCGCCTGAGCGCGCTTGTCGCACAAATTCGCGAGTGGGGACGTGAGTTGGGGTTCGACAAGGTCGGCATCACGGACACCGATCTCTCGCACGCCGAACCGGGCCTGCAACAGTGGCTCGACGACGGTTGTCACGGCGATATGGACTACATGGCCACGCACGGCATGAAGCGCGCGCGCCCCGCCGAACTGGTGCCTGGCACCGTGCGCGTGATTTCCGTGCGTATGAATTACCTGCCCAGCGACACCGATACCGCGACCTGGCGCGAGCGCGAGGCCGCGCGCGCCGCCGTGCCGGGCGAAGCCGTGGTGTCGCTCTACGCCCGGGGGCGCGATTATCACAAGGTCGTGCGCAATCGCCTGCAGCAGCTGGCCGACCGGATCAGCGCGGCGATCGGGCCGTTTGGCTACCGGGCGTTTACCGATTCCGCCCCCGTCCTCGAAGTCGAACTCGCGCAGAAGGCTGGCCTTGGCTGGCGCGGCAAGCATACGCTGCTGCTCTCGCGCGACGCCGGTTCGCTCTTCTTCCTCGGCGAAATCCTGGTCGATCTGCCGCTGCCGGTGGATGTCGACGCGGCGATCGCACCCCGCGATGCGCATGGCTCGCGCGGCGACGCAGGGGCGAGAGCGTTGCAGCGCGGCGAACACTGCGGGCAGTGTCGGCGATGCCGCGACGTATGTCCCACCGGCGCCATCACCGAGGACTTCCGTGTCGATGCGCGGCTGTGCGTGTCGTATCTGACGATCGAACACAAGGGTGCGATTCCCGAGCCGTTGCGCGCCAAGCTGGGCAACAGGATTTACGGTTGCGACGACTGCCAGCTCTATTGCCCGTGGAACAAGTTCGCGCAACCGGCCTCGGTTCCCGATTTCGCCGTGCGCAACGGTCTGGATCGCGCCTCGCTGGTCGAGCTGTTCGCATGGAGCGAAACCGAATTCACGCAGAAGCTGGCCGGTAGTCCGATCCGGCGCATCGGACATGAGCGGTGGCTGCGCAATCTGGCGGTCGGGCTAGGCAACGCCTTGCGCGAGACGGCCGACGCCGGCGCTCGTACGTCATTGCGCGACGCCTTGCTCGCGCGACGCGATCATTCCAGCGCCCTGGTGCGCGAGCACATCGAATGGGCACTGGCTCAGGAAGGAGTCACCGATTGA
- the xerD gene encoding site-specific tyrosine recombinase XerD — MTQRTLPPMHVNDDADDDVDADFGAGPDAFDEAGEPFEQAASGAEEADRRDGHDRHDGHDREAAALAFDADGATYRRSAALIDQFCDTLWLEDGLSRNTLDAYRRDLRLFAQWLAATRDTSLDGVNEAALSAYLAWRRDSLASSVNRRLSVFKRFYQWALREHIAQQDPCLRIASAKRAQRLPSTLSEAQVEALLAAPDLTQPLGLRDRAMLELMYASGLRVSELVSLKTIEVGLNEGVLRIFGKGAKERLVPFGEEANGWLTRYLAESRGVLLAGRACDTLFVTQRGEGMTRQAFWYLIKRYASQADIRAPLSPHTLRHAFATHLINHGADLRVVQLLLGHADISTTQIYTHVARERLKSLHAQHHPRG, encoded by the coding sequence TTGACCCAGCGCACACTTCCGCCAATGCATGTCAACGACGACGCTGACGACGACGTGGACGCCGATTTCGGCGCGGGGCCAGACGCCTTCGACGAGGCCGGGGAACCCTTCGAGCAGGCAGCGTCCGGCGCCGAGGAGGCCGACCGTCGTGATGGGCACGATAGGCACGATGGGCACGACCGCGAGGCCGCCGCGCTCGCCTTCGATGCCGACGGCGCGACCTACCGTCGCAGCGCCGCGCTCATCGATCAGTTCTGCGACACGCTCTGGCTCGAAGACGGTCTCTCGCGCAACACCCTCGACGCCTATCGGCGCGACTTGCGTCTTTTCGCGCAGTGGCTGGCCGCGACGCGCGACACGTCGCTCGACGGCGTGAACGAAGCGGCGCTCAGCGCCTACCTCGCGTGGCGGCGCGACAGTCTGGCGAGCAGCGTGAACCGGCGTCTGTCAGTCTTCAAGCGGTTCTATCAATGGGCCTTGCGCGAGCACATCGCACAGCAGGACCCGTGTCTGCGCATCGCTTCGGCCAAGCGCGCGCAGCGGCTGCCCTCGACATTGTCGGAAGCGCAGGTCGAAGCGTTGCTCGCCGCTCCCGATCTCACCCAGCCGCTTGGCCTGCGGGACCGGGCCATGCTCGAATTGATGTACGCGAGCGGGTTGCGCGTGTCGGAACTGGTCTCGCTCAAGACCATCGAAGTGGGCCTGAACGAGGGGGTGCTGCGCATTTTCGGCAAAGGTGCGAAGGAGCGGCTCGTGCCGTTCGGCGAGGAGGCGAATGGATGGCTCACGCGTTATCTGGCCGAGAGCCGGGGCGTGCTGCTTGCCGGGCGCGCGTGCGACACGCTGTTCGTTACCCAGCGTGGCGAGGGCATGACGCGGCAGGCGTTCTGGTATCTGATCAAGCGCTATGCCTCGCAGGCGGACATTCGCGCGCCGCTTTCGCCGCACACGTTGCGCCACGCGTTCGCCACACACCTGATCAATCACGGCGCCGACCTGCGCGTGGTGCAGTTGCTGCTCGGTCACGCCGACATCTCCACCACGCAGATCTATACGCACGTCGCGCGCGAGCGCCTCAAGTCGCTGCACGCGCAGCATCACCCGCGAGGCTGA
- a CDS encoding class I adenylate-forming enzyme family protein, with product MSAPTDTSDAPAMPDSDTSVAALLATLPARIDALPARIAAHAPARVALIDDFGRMTYGELANAVAASADRLRAHGVRGGDRVMIVGENGIAYVVLLLAAASLDAWPLLCNARLSSVELSVIRAHARPRCAIYAIDASPDAAAHARADAAKVAWTELALGAVAMSDIDAESAAEPVSADPAAQCAALIYTTGTTGTPKGVRLSHRNLMFIAAVSSTLRRVSADDVAYGVLPISHVYGLTSVCLGTLYAGGTLRLAARFSPEAVLDSLAHDGLTILQGVPAIHARLMAHVATQGVPLVAPRLRFVYSGGSPLDAALKARVEAFYGLPIHNGYGLTESSPTVSQTLLDAPRDDCAVGPVIPGVAVRIVDRDGRDVPDGEVGELWVRGPNVMLGYYRAPELTAAAVSADGWLRTGDLGRRAADGALFLAGRARELIIHSGFNVYPIEVEQALASHPDVLQAAVLGREHEGNEQVIAFVEARPGHVIDEPGLAAWAAQRLAPYKRPAQIRVLDALPAASTGKVLKHRLKALL from the coding sequence ATGTCAGCCCCTACCGACACCTCAGACGCCCCCGCCATGCCGGACTCGGACACGTCAGTTGCCGCGTTGCTCGCGACGCTTCCCGCCCGCATCGACGCCCTGCCCGCGCGCATTGCCGCGCACGCGCCCGCACGCGTCGCGCTGATCGACGACTTCGGCCGGATGACCTACGGCGAACTCGCGAACGCCGTGGCCGCGAGTGCGGACCGACTGCGCGCGCATGGCGTGCGTGGCGGCGATCGCGTCATGATCGTTGGCGAGAACGGCATCGCGTATGTGGTGCTGCTTCTCGCCGCGGCGTCGCTCGACGCATGGCCCCTGCTGTGCAACGCCCGCCTGTCGTCGGTCGAGCTGAGCGTGATCCGTGCGCATGCACGCCCGCGCTGCGCCATTTACGCCATCGACGCCTCGCCCGACGCGGCGGCCCACGCGCGTGCCGACGCCGCGAAGGTCGCATGGACCGAGCTCGCGCTGGGCGCCGTCGCGATGTCCGACATCGATGCCGAGAGTGCCGCCGAGCCCGTCTCGGCCGATCCGGCTGCGCAATGCGCGGCGCTCATCTATACGACGGGCACGACAGGCACGCCGAAGGGCGTGCGCCTGTCGCACCGCAACCTGATGTTCATCGCGGCCGTGTCCAGCACATTGCGGCGCGTGAGCGCCGACGATGTCGCATACGGCGTGCTGCCGATTTCTCACGTCTACGGCCTCACGTCGGTGTGCCTCGGCACGCTCTACGCGGGCGGCACGCTCCGACTGGCCGCGCGCTTCAGCCCGGAGGCCGTGCTCGACTCGCTCGCCCACGACGGCCTGACCATCCTGCAAGGCGTGCCTGCCATTCACGCGCGACTGATGGCGCACGTGGCAACGCAGGGGGTACCGCTGGTCGCGCCGCGGCTTCGTTTCGTCTACTCGGGCGGCTCCCCGCTCGACGCCGCGCTCAAGGCCCGCGTCGAAGCGTTCTACGGCCTGCCGATCCATAACGGCTACGGGCTCACCGAGAGCAGCCCCACCGTGTCGCAGACGCTGCTCGATGCGCCGCGCGACGATTGTGCCGTCGGGCCGGTCATTCCGGGCGTGGCGGTGCGAATCGTCGATCGCGACGGCCGCGACGTGCCCGACGGCGAGGTCGGCGAACTGTGGGTGCGCGGCCCGAACGTCATGCTGGGCTACTATCGCGCGCCCGAGCTGACGGCCGCCGCGGTGAGCGCCGACGGTTGGCTACGCACCGGCGACCTGGGGCGCCGCGCCGCCGACGGCGCGCTTTTCCTCGCCGGACGCGCCCGCGAACTGATCATTCACTCCGGTTTCAATGTCTACCCGATCGAGGTCGAACAAGCGCTCGCGAGCCATCCGGACGTCCTTCAGGCCGCCGTGCTCGGTCGCGAACACGAAGGTAACGAACAGGTGATTGCGTTCGTGGAGGCGCGCCCGGGTCATGTCATCGATGAACCGGGCCTGGCGGCGTGGGCGGCGCAGCGCCTCGCGCCATACAAGCGCCCGGCGCAGATTCGGGTGCTCGACGCCCTGCCCGCCGCATCGACCGGCAAGGTGCTCAAGCACAGGCTCAAGGCATTGCTCTGA
- the ybaK gene encoding Cys-tRNA(Pro) deacylase, with the protein MSKTKHVSETPATQFLKQKQVAFTEHVYEYVEHGGTGESARQLGVDEHAVVKTLVMEDDKAKPLIVLMHGDRTVSTKNLARQIGAKRVEPCKPEVAQRHSGYMVGGTSPFGTKRAMVVYVEASVLDLPKIYINGGRRGYLIGIAPPVLLNTLGAKPVNCALSDD; encoded by the coding sequence ATGAGCAAGACCAAACATGTCTCGGAAACGCCGGCCACGCAGTTTCTGAAGCAAAAGCAAGTGGCCTTTACCGAGCACGTCTACGAGTATGTCGAGCACGGCGGGACCGGCGAGTCGGCGCGACAGCTCGGCGTGGACGAGCACGCCGTCGTCAAGACGCTCGTCATGGAAGACGACAAGGCCAAGCCGCTGATCGTGCTGATGCATGGCGACCGCACGGTCTCCACGAAGAACCTCGCCCGTCAGATCGGCGCGAAGCGCGTGGAGCCATGCAAGCCGGAAGTCGCACAGCGTCATTCGGGCTACATGGTGGGCGGCACGTCGCCATTCGGCACCAAGCGGGCGATGGTGGTGTACGTCGAGGCGTCGGTGCTCGACTTGCCGAAGATCTACATCAACGGCGGACGTCGCGGCTATCTCATCGGTATTGCGCCGCCGGTGCTGCTCAATACGCTGGGTGCGAAGCCGGTCAACTGCGCCTTGAGCGACGATTGA
- the plsY gene encoding glycerol-3-phosphate 1-O-acyltransferase PlsY produces MATLVFIVLAYLMGSVPFAVIVSRTMGLADPRSYGSGNPGATNVLRSGNKKAAVLTLIGDALKGWLAVYLAQHFADAWGVGDFGLAAVALAVFVGHLYPVFLRFAGGKGVATAAGVLIAIDPILGLAVVATWLIIAIFFRYSSLAALVAAVFAPLYYVFMFGFGPYAPAVIVMAILLIYRHRANIGKLIAGKESRIGQKK; encoded by the coding sequence ATGGCCACACTGGTTTTTATCGTCCTTGCGTATCTGATGGGTTCGGTTCCCTTTGCGGTGATCGTCAGCCGCACCATGGGCCTCGCGGACCCGCGCAGCTACGGCTCGGGCAATCCGGGGGCCACGAACGTGCTGCGCTCCGGCAACAAGAAAGCGGCCGTACTCACGCTGATCGGCGACGCCCTCAAGGGCTGGCTGGCCGTCTATCTCGCCCAGCACTTCGCCGACGCGTGGGGTGTGGGCGATTTCGGCCTCGCGGCGGTCGCGCTCGCGGTGTTCGTCGGTCACCTGTACCCGGTCTTCCTGCGTTTCGCCGGGGGCAAGGGCGTGGCGACGGCCGCCGGCGTGCTGATCGCCATCGATCCGATCCTTGGCCTCGCCGTGGTCGCCACCTGGCTCATCATCGCGATCTTTTTCCGCTATTCGTCGCTCGCCGCGCTGGTCGCCGCCGTGTTCGCGCCGCTCTACTACGTATTCATGTTTGGATTCGGGCCGTATGCGCCAGCGGTCATCGTCATGGCGATCCTGCTGATCTATCGTCACCGCGCAAACATCGGCAAGCTGATCGCCGGCAAGGAAAGTCGCATCGGGCAAAAGAAGTGA
- a CDS encoding YajQ family cyclic di-GMP-binding protein: protein MPSFDVVSEANMVEVKNAVDQANKEISTRFDFKGSDSRVEHKDQELTLFADDNFKLDQVTQVLVSKMAKRNVDVRFLDYGKVEKVSGDKVKQVVKVKKGVEGDLAKKIVRLIKDSKMKVQASIQGDSVRISGAKRDDLQSAIALLRKDVTDTPLDFNNFRD from the coding sequence ATGCCATCGTTTGACGTGGTTAGCGAAGCCAACATGGTGGAGGTCAAGAACGCCGTCGATCAGGCCAACAAGGAGATCTCGACGCGGTTCGACTTCAAGGGATCGGACTCGCGCGTCGAGCACAAGGATCAGGAACTCACGCTGTTCGCCGACGACAACTTCAAGCTCGATCAGGTCACGCAGGTGCTCGTGAGCAAGATGGCCAAGCGCAACGTCGACGTGCGCTTCCTCGACTACGGCAAGGTCGAGAAGGTCAGCGGCGACAAGGTCAAGCAGGTCGTCAAGGTGAAAAAGGGCGTGGAAGGCGATCTGGCCAAGAAGATCGTGCGCCTGATCAAGGACAGCAAGATGAAGGTGCAGGCGAGCATCCAGGGCGACAGCGTGCGCATCTCGGGCGCCAAGCGCGATGACTTGCAAAGCGCCATCGCGCTGCTGCGCAAGGACGTGACCGACACGCCGCTGGACTTCAACAACTTCCGCGACTGA